DNA from Leptospira bandrabouensis:
TTTTTCTATCAATGGTATTGAGTACAATTCGTCCGAGGTCTTGCATGAGCCCACAAGTGATGGCAAGTTCTGCTTCTTTTTTGAATTTCTTTTCTTCACAAAGAATTTGTGCAAAAATTCCTTTTGCCACCGAATGGTCCCATACTTCATCCCGGAATTTTTTATAATTCCCTTGGCTAAAAAGGGAGTCTGTCATCGACATGGCCACCATACTTCGGACAGTTTTAAATCCCAAACGAGTGATGACTTGTTTCATATTGGCCACAGGATTTCCCCGGGAAAAAAATGGGGAGTTGGCCAGTTTGAGAAGCCTTGCCACAAGCACTTGGTCTGATTGGACTTTTTTTTCTAATTCTCCAAAAGAGAGTTCATTGTCATCATCTAGGGATAGTACGGAGAGTAAGACTGGCGGTACAATCGTCAGGTCTTTGATTTGGGAAAGGTATTCTTCTACTGTTGCCATTCGGATAGGGACCTAAAGTCAGAATCTAAAACGATGAGACTAAGGAAACTAAAAACTCCCAACTATCTGGCTACGATTCTTGCGAATTCAATTCCTTTAAAATAATGTTGTAAGATTTCCCTATGGTTGAACTGACTTTTTGCCATTGCAAAACTTCCCCATTGAGACATTCCCACACCGTGTCCAGATCCAAGTCCCTTTACAAAATAATCTCCTGAATCTTCTTTGCGAATTCCAAATCTTGTGGATTTTAGTTTGGTCGCTCCTAGTTTTTTTCGAAACTCTGTGGCCTT
Protein-coding regions in this window:
- a CDS encoding HDOD domain-containing protein is translated as MATVEEYLSQIKDLTIVPPVLLSVLSLDDDNELSFGELEKKVQSDQVLVARLLKLANSPFFSRGNPVANMKQVITRLGFKTVRSMVAMSMTDSLFSQGNYKKFRDEVWDHSVAKGIFAQILCEEKKFKKEAELAITCGLMQDLGRIVLNTIDRKKYVEVLTEFQTSDSSLISLEKKSFGVDSYEMGSAAAKLWKMPNIIISSIEDLSKPVAEQSPLGQIIGFAGLIAKFTGHGKQEPDTLEKFEEYKTVLGLTIEDQKTFVDTKEEKLKTNELYQFCSTL